The Nocardia vinacea genome contains the following window.
GCATTCCAGGCGGCATCGCGGACCAGTGCGAGCACCGGCGCGATGCCGTCGGGCAGTGCGTCCCAGCGGGCGGCGGGCAGTTCGTCGAGCACCGTGTGCCAGGCCTCGGAGGCCTCCTCGAGCCGGTCGACTTCCTGCTGGTCGATGAGTTTGGCGCAGCGCCGAGCCGCGGCGCTGATCGCCGATGCGGCCAGTTCGGCGGTGGCGACGCCGGTGACCCGATCGACCAATTCGTGCGCCTCATCGATCACGACCACATCGTGTTCGGGCAGCACTTGGATGCCGCTGATCGCATCGATGGCGAGCAGGGCGTGATTGGTCACCACCACATCGGCCTGCGCCGATTCCGCCCTGGCCAATTCGGCGAAGCAGTCCTGGCCGAACGGGCAGCGCGACTTGCCGAGGCATTCCCGCGACGACACGCTGACCTGCCGCCAGGCCCGGTCGGTGACACCGGGAGCGAGCTCGTCCCGGTCGCCGGTTTCGGTATTCGAGGCCCATTCGTTGAGCCGCTGTACCTCCCGGCCCAACCGCGAGATGGCGAATGCGTCGAAGAGCTCGGCCTCCGCGGGCTCGTCCGGGATCACGCTATTGATCTTGTTCAGGCACAGATAGTTATTGCGCCCCTTGAGGATCGCGAATTTCGCCGCCCGGCCGAGCGGCTTGCTCAGCGCCTCGGCCAGTCGCGGCAGATCCCGGTCGACAAGTTGACGCTGCAGCGCGATCGTCGCCGTCGACACCACCACGGTCCGGCCGGTGCGCACCGCGTGACGCAGGCTCGGCACCAGATACGCCAGCGACTTTCCGGTACCGGTGCCCGCCTGCACCGCGAGGTGTTCCTTGGTATCGATGGCGTGATCCACCGCCGCCGCCATCGTCACCTGCCCGACGCGCTCCTTCCCGCCGAGTGCGCGCACAGCGGTAGCCAAAAGCTCGGGGACGGGCGGCAGTTCGGGCACGCGACGAGCCTACTGCTTCGGACCGACACCGATCACCGCCCGATCGGATCCTCGGCCTGCTTCGCACACCTTCCATACGTGAACCCGGCGTGTCCTGCGGCAGGTCGGGGCAGGCGGTCTGCGTCAGCGAACGACCGAACCCTCGATATCCACTCCGGCCGCGCGCATGCGATCGAGTGCGGCGGTGGTCGAGTCGGGTGCGACGCCCGCGGTGAAGTCCAGCAGCACCCTGGTGTCGAAACCTTCGATGCGGGCGTCCAGTGCGGTCGCGCGGACGCAGTGGTCGGTGGCGATGCCGACGATGTCGAGTTCATCGATGGCGCGCTCCCGCAGCCAGTCCGCGAGGCCGGTGCCATCCTCGGTGGCGCCTTCGAAACCCGAATAGGCGGCGGAGTATTGGCCCTTGGAGAAGATCTCCTGGATCTGCTCGGTATTCAGGGCGGGGTGGAAATCCGCGCCGGAGGTGCCGACTCGGCAGTGCGGCGGCCAGGTGTCCACATAATCGGGATGTTCGGAGAAATGGCCGCCGGGATCGATGTGGTAGTCGCGGGTGGCGACGACCGCACTGTAATGCGCGGAGTTCAGGTAGCCGGTGATGCGCCGGGCGACCGTGGCCCCGCCGGTGACGGCCAGCGATCCGCCCTCGCAGAAATCGTTCTGCACGTCGACGATGATCAACGCTCGGTTCATGTCGACCTCACTTTCCCACGATCTGAGCGCCGAGGGGTAAACACTCGGCACCTGTCTGTGGATTACATTGTGCCGCCTGATCGATCGGGCGGGCTACGAACACCCGGAGGTCCACGTGAGCAGCACCGTCAGAATTTCGATCGCACTCTTCATCGGCTATACGGCCTATCTCGCCGTCGCCTTTCTGCTCGGCGACCGACCCGACGAGGTCGTCGACTGGGTACGGCTGGCGCTCAGGGGCGTCCTGGTCGTGCTGGTAGCCGTAGCCATCGTGGAATGGGCGAACCGACGCAACGCCGCGGCTCGGGTCAATTCACAAACGTCGTCGGAATCGCAGGCTCCCCAGCCGACAGTTTCAGGCCCTCCCACGGCAGGCTGACCAACCCGCGCGCCACCAACTTGCGACTGTCCGCGAGGGTGGGCAGCCCATCGACCGGTTCGCCACCGCGCACCAGCGGTGTCAGCAGTTCGCGAACCTCGAATCCGTTTGCGGCGGGCTGGCTTCCGGCGGCCGGGTAGACGATCTCCTCGACCAGGGTGCCGGTCCGGCGGGACAGTCGAATCGCCTTCTTGGTGCCGCCGCGCGACTCCTTGTGGCTGCTGCGTTTCGCGACCGGCAGTCCGTCCACCTCGACCAGCTTGTAGACCATTCCGGCGGTAGGCGCCCCGGATCCGGTGACCAGCGACGTCCCGACCCCATAGGCGTCCACCGGTTCGGCGCGCAGTGCGGCGATCGCGTACTCGTCCAGATCGCCGGAGACCACGATGCGGGTCTTGGTCGCGCCGAGTCCGTCGAGTTGGTCGCGCACCTGCCTGGCCAGTACACCGAGATCACCGGAATCGATACGTACACCGCCCAATTCGGGTCCGGCGATCTCGATCGCGGTCGCGACCCCCTGGGTGATGTCGAAGGTGTCGACCAGCAGTGTGGTGCCGATGCCGAGCGCCTCGATCTGACTGCGGAACGCGGCCGCCTCGTGCGCACCGTCCGCGGCGCTGTGCAGCAGGGTGAACGCATGCGCGCTGGTCCCTGCGCCGGGCACGCCGAAGCGGCGCACGGCCTCCAGATTGGAGGTGGCGTCGAAGCCGGCCAGATATGCGGCGCGCGAGCAGGATGGCGCGGCGAGTTCGTGAGCTCGGCGCGAGCCCATCTCGATCATCCGGCGGCCGTCTGCCGCGCTCACCATGCGGGCGGCGGCCGAGGCGATCGCGCTGTCGTGATTGAGGATCGACAGGGCGAGGGTCTCCAATAGGACGCATTCGGCGAAGCTGCCGCGCACCGAAAGAATCGGGGAGCCCGGGAAATACAGCTCGCCCTCCGGATAGCCGTCGATATCGCCGGTGAAGCGGTAGTCGCGCAGCCAATCGATGATTTTCGAGTCCAGGAAACCGGCCGCGATCGCGAGCTCGGATTCCTCGAAACGGAAATGCGCCAGCGCGTCGACCAGTCGGCCGGTGCCCGCGACAACGCCGTAGCGGCGACCATTCGGCAAACGTCGTGCAAACACCTCGAAGGTGCAGCGCCGGTGCGCCGAGCCGTCGCCCAGGGCGGCCGCGAGCATGGTCAGTTCGTACTGATCGGTCAGCAGTGCGGTGCTGCGCATCTCCACGCAAGCCACTGTAGACAGCAGTGGCGGGCATGATAGGCCGGTGCGGCCGGGGTGTCTGTCGATTCCTGGTGCGCGGGTGTTGTGTATCCGGAGTCGAGTCGTACCCTGAGTGTTATGGCCTTGTGCGAAGTGAACGCGACACTGTCGGCGGCACAGGCGACTCCGGAGGCGGTCGAATACACCGAGATCCTGGAGGCCGAGGACCGTCCGTGGGTGACGGTCGTCTGGGATGATCCGGTCAACCTCATGCACTACGTCGCCTACATCTTCCAGAAGCTGTTCGGCTACAGCAAAGCGAAGGCGACCGAATTGATGCTCAAGGTGCACAACGAGGGCAAGGCAGTGGTGTCGTCGGGTTCGCGGGACAAGATGGAACAGGACGTGCGACGGCTGCACGCCGCGGGGCTCTGGGCGACCATGCAGCGGGACGACTGACCGGTACGACTACCCTGACGTCAGTGCGTAAGTGGAGCCGGAAGAACTCGCTGAGCGGCCTCAAATTGCGATCCGAAATGGACGCGCGTGAGGCGAGCGTACTGCGGTCCCTGGTCGGCGCCGTTTCCGGCCTGCTGACCGAGCGGGCCGAGTCTGCACCCGACGATGAGCTCGCCGAGCTCACCGGGCTGCACAGCGGCAATACGACCCCGCCCGACGATCCCCGGCTGCACCGGCTGCTGCCGGATTTCCACCGGAGTGAACCGGGCTCTCCCGACGCCGATCGCGCCGATCTCAACAGTGCGCTGCGCGGCCTGCACGAGCCGGAGATCATCGATGCCAAATTGGCGGCCGGATCGGTGGTGCTGAAAACGGTGCCGACCGACGGCGGGAAGATCGTGCTGACGCCGGAGCAGGCCGACGCCTGGCTGACCGCGCTGACCGATGTGCGGCTGGCATTGGGCACAGTGCTCGGAATCGATGCCGAGACACCGGATCACCTCGAACCCGATGATCCGCGCGGGCCGCATCTGGATGTGTATCACTGGCTGACATGGATGCAGGATTCCCTGTTGCAGGCACTCGCACCCTGACGATCCGGGTTGATCGTGACGAGCATTCAGGAGCGCATACGGTGAATGTGCAAGCAGGACAGCGGAATTCGCTCACCGATGTCCCCGGCCTGCTGGTCGGGCATCATCATGTGCTCGATCCGAATGCGACGCTGGGTTCCGGCGCGGCGACCGGCTGCACCGTCGTGCGCGTACCCGGCGGTGCGGTCGCCGCGGTAGATGTGCGCGGCGGCGGGCCGGGGACCAGGGAAACCGATCTGCTCGACCCTGGCAACACTGTGCGCCAAGTGAATTCGATCCTGCTCACCGGTGGTAGCGCTTACGGACTCGCGGCCGCGGACGGCGTAATGCGTTGGCTGGAGGAACATCACGAGGGCATACCGATGGATCCGGTCGATCCGAGTCGGGTGGTACCCATCGTCCCCGCCGCGGTGATCTTCGATCTTCCGGTGGGGGACTGGCGAATTCGACCGACGGCCGATTTCGGTTTCCTGGCGGCCGAGGCCGCGGCGGAGGAGTTCGAGCGCGGGTGCGTCGGCGCGGGCGTCGGTGCGCGGGCCGGTTCGATCAAGGGCGGCGTGGGGACCGCGAGCGTCGTGCTCGGTGCGGGTGCCGCCGCGGGCGTCACCGTGGCGGCGCTGGTCGTCGCCAACCCGGTCGGCTCGGTCTTCGATCCGCGCACCGGCTTGCCTTGGGGCGTCGGCACCGAGGGCCCCGACGTATTCGGCCTGTATCCCGCCAGGCCCGAGAGACTGGCTGTGGCCAACGCCCTCCCGGTCAAGGGCACCGTTCTCAACACGACCATCGGCGTGGTCGCCACCGATGCACCCCTCGACCCCGCCGGTTGCCTGCGCGTGGCCACCACCGCCCACGATGGGCTCGCCCGCGCCATCCGCCCCGCACACTCACCCCTCGACGGTGACACCCTCTTCGCACTGTCCACCGGCACCGCCGAAATCACCGCCGCCCCGATGCCGCCCGCCTTCCCATCCGACCTGCTGGTGCTCGATGAGGTCTGCACCGCGGCGGCGGTCTGCGTCGAGCGCGCCATCGTCGACGCGATCCTTACCGCCCACTCCGTGGCCGACATCCCCGCCTACTTGGACCTCTTCCCGCGCTCCTAGCGGGTCCCGCAGAGCCTCGGACGTCCTCGCATATCGACTCGCCGCGCGACATGCCGGGCGGAATCCGCGAAAGTGTGCGGGAGCGTTGGCAACAGCGCCGGGGAGGGTACCGGCCGACAGGCGGGTGGGAATAGCCGAATATTCTGGGTCGTTGTCCGGTGCGATATGTCGGCAGCGGATATGCCGAATGCGGAAGGGTTTGACTCGTGCTGGTGATCAGGACCGACCTGGTGGAGGCGATGGTGGCGCACGCGCGCGCCGATCACCCGGACGAGGCCTGCGGCGTCATCGCCGGTCCGGAGGGTTCGAATCGGCCGGAGCGGTTCATCGCCATGGTCAATGCCGAGCGCTCGCCGACCTTCTACCGGTTCGATTCCGGTGAACAGCTGAAGGTGTGGCGGGCGATGGATGATGCCGACGAGACCCCGGTGGTGATCTACCACTCGCATACCGCCACCGAGGCCTATCCGAGCCGCACCGATATCTCCTATGCGTCCGAGCCGTTCGCGCATTATGTGTTGATCTCCACCCGCGATCCGGAGCAGCACGAGCTGCGCAGCTACCGGATCGTGGACGGTGAGGTCACCGAGGAGCCGGTCCGGATCGTCGATGCGTACGAGACCGTCTAGTAGTCCCATGTTCGTCGAATTCGAGGAGTCCCCATGCCGGTAACCGTGTCCATTCCGACCATCATGCGTGGCCTCACCGGAGGCGAGAAGCGCGTCGACGCGCAGGGCTCGACCCTGTCCGCGCTGATCGACAACCTCGACGCCAACCATCCGGGCCTCGCGGAGCGGCTGCTCAAGGACGGCAAGCTCAACCGCTACGTCAACATCTACGTCGACGACGAAGATGTGCGCTTCGCGGGCGGCCTCGACGCGGAGGTGCCCGAGGACGCGAGCGTCACCATCCTGCCCGCCGTCGCCGGAGGCTGATCGACCCAGTGGCGCGCTACGAATCGCTGATCGCGACCCTCGGCAACACCCCGCTGGTCGGGCTGCGCAACCTGTCTCCGCAGTGGGACGGTGACCATCCGGTGCGGCTGTGGGCCAAGCTCGAGGACCGCAACCCGACCGGTTCCATCAAGGACCGGCCCGCCCTGCGGATGATCGAACAGGCCGAGGCCGACGGTCTGCTGACGCCCGGCTGCACGATCCTGGAGCCGACCAGCGGAAATACCGGAATTTCGCTGGCCATGGCGGCCAAGCTCAAGGGCTACCGGTTGGTCTGCGTGATGCCGGAGAACACGTCGGTCGAGCGGCGTCAGCTGCTGACCATGTTCGGTGCGGAGATCATCGATTCCCCGGCCGCGGGCGGTTCGAATCAGGCGGTCGCGCTGGCCAAGCAGATCGCGACGGAGAATCCGGACTGGGTGATGCTGTACCAGTACGGCAATCCGGCCAATGCCTTGGCGCACTATGAGACCACCGGCCCGGAAATCCTCGCCGACCTGCCCGAGATCACGCATTTCGTCGCGGGTCTTGGCACCACCGGCACGCTCATGGGTACCGGCCGCTTCCTGCGCGAGAAGGTGCCCGGCATCGAAATCGTCGCGGCCGAACCGCGCTACGGCGAACTCGTGTACGGACTGCGCAATATCGATGAGGGCTTCATTCCCGAGCTATACGACGAGTCGGTGCTGACCACTCGTTTTTCGGTCGGTCCCTTCGATGCGGTGAAGCGCACGCGCGAGCTGGTGTTGGAAGAGGGCATTTTTGCGGGCATTTCGACCGGCGCGATTCTGCATGCGACGCTCGGTGTCGCGCGCAAATGCGTGCGTGCGGGCACGCGGGCGGATATCGCCTTCGTGGTTGCCGACGGCGGGTGGAAGTACCTGTCCACCGGCGCATACGACGGGACTCTCGAAGAGGCCGAGGAACGCCTCGACGGCCAGCTCTGGGCCTGAGTTTCGAGCGCTCACGTCTGTATCACCGGCCGTTTGGTCGCGATTCGCCCCGGTACTCTCGAAAGAGCGAGTCCCTTGTCGCATATCGTCGGCGTCCGGGCCTCGCTCCACGAGGAGGTTGCGATGACCGGCGGTTCGGGAATCGGTTCGTCGTTCGATCCGGAGCGGATCGCCGCACTACGCGCCCAACTGGGACAACCGAGCGCGTCGACTCCCGGTACACCGGCCAAACCGAATAGCTTCGCCCCGGTCAAACAGCTCTGGTTGCGCGCGGGCATCATCATCACCGCATTCGTCGCACTGCTCTACGGCATCGAAGGCGTCGACGAGCTCGACCACAACCAACTCGATTACAACGGCATCGAACCGCGCGAGGCGGACGGTCTGTGGGGCATTCTCTGGGCCCCGGTCCTGCACCACGGCTGGGACCACCTGTTCGCCAATACGCTTCCGGTTATCGTCCTGGGCTTCATCACCCTGCTCGCGGGCATCGGGCGGGGGATCGCTGCCACCGCGATCATCTGGATCGTGGCCGGAGTCGGCGTCTGGCTCACCGGCGCCACCGGATCGGTGCACCTCGGCGCGTCGTCGCTGATCTTCGGCTGGCTGACCTTCCTGATCTCGCGCGGCTGGTTCGCCCGCAATCTCGTGCAGATCGGCATCGGCCTGGTCGTACTGGCGATTTACGGGTCGGTGCTGTGGGGTGTACTGCCCGGACAGCCCGGAATCTCTTGGCAGGGGCATCTTTTCGGGGCAATGGGTGGAGTGCTTGCCGGCTGGGTACTCTCTGGTGATGCACGCCGAAACCGTCGCGAGGATCGAGCCGGAGTCAATGCGTAGTCGCGCGGCTCGCAGTGGAATGTGGGGGATCGGTTCTTGAGCGGGAATTCGTCGTGGCAGCATGGGGGAATGCGCCTTACCGTCCTCGGGTGCTCGGGCAGTGTGTCCGGCCCGGACTCCCCAGCGTCGGGGTACCTACTGACCGGGCCGGATATGTCGCCGGTGGTCATCGATTTCGGACCCGGCGTGCTCGGCGCATTGCAGCGCTATGCCGATCCCGGTGAGGTCGATATCTTCCTCACGCATCTGCATGCCGATCACTGCCTGGATCTGCCCGGACTGCTGGTCTGGCGGCGCTACCACCCGACACCACCGGTGGGGCAGGCAATTGTGCGCGGTCCGTCCGATAGCGCGGTGCGCATCGGCAATGCCTCCGCCGAGATCGGCGGTGAATGCGACGACTGGTCAGACGTCATCGATCACCAGACGTGGGTCGAGGGCAAGGCCGTCGAATTCGGTCCTGGCCATACGGTGCTCGCGCGTCGGATGTATCACCCGCCGGAGTCGTACGGGCTGCGCATCGCGACCGCGTCCGGGCGGACCTTCGTCTACACCGGCGATACCGCGATGTGCGATGCGGTTCTCGAACTCGCGCAGGGTGCCGACCTTCTCATGTCGGAGGCGTCGTGGACGCACGATCCGGCCAACCGGCCCCCGGGCATTCATCTCTCCGGGACCGAGGCGGGCATTATCGCCGCGCGTGCGGGCGTGAAAGAGTTGCTGCTCACCCACATTCCGCCGTGGACCTCCCGCGAAGACGTGATCGCCGAGGCGAAGGCGCAGTTCTCCGGACCGGTGCATGCCGTCGCACCGGGCGAAACCTTCGACATCTGACCGGTTGCCGCGCGCGGTAAGCCATGTGACTAGGCTTGGCGCGTGTCGAGACGAGCCGATGGCAGGGCGGACGATGAGCTCCGCGAGGTACGGATCACCCGTGGCTTCACCACGCATCCAGCCGGTTCGGTGCTGGTGGAATTCGGGCAGACCCGGGTGATGTGCACCGCGAGCGTCACCGAGGGCGTGCCCCCGTGGCGTCGCGATTCCGGACTCGGCTGGCTGACCGCCGAATACGCGATGCTGCCCGCGGCCACGCACACCCGCAGCGGGCGGGAATCGGTGAAGGGCAAGGTCGGCGGGCGCACCCAGGAGATCAGCCGGTTGGTCGGCCGGTCGCTGCGCGCATGCATCGACCTGGCGGCCATCGGCGAGAACACCATTGCCATCGACTGCGATGTGCTGCAGGCCGACGGTGGCACCCGGACCGCGGCCATCACCGGCGCGTACGTCGCGCTCTCGGATGCGGTCACCTACCTCGGCGCGGCGGGCGGATTGGCCGACCCGCAGCCGATCTCGTGTGCGATCGCCGCGGTGAGCGTCGGCGTCGTCGACGGCCGGGTGCGGTTGGACCTGCCGTACGAAGAGGATTCGCGCGCCGAGGTCGATATGAATGTGGTCGCCACCGATACCGGCACCCTGGTGGAGATCCAGGGCACCGGTGAAGGCGCGACCTTCCCTCGCTCTACCCTGGACAAGCTGCTCGACTCCGCACTCGCGGGATGCGACCGGCTGTTCGCCATCCAGAAAGAGGCGCTCGCACTGCCGTATCCGGGTGTGCTGCCGCAGCCTGCCGAGTCGAAGAAGAAGTAATGTCGCGCCGCGTCCTGGTCGCTAGTCGCAATGCCAAGAAGTTGAACGAACTGCGTCGGATCCTCGCCGACGCGGGTATCGCGGGCATCGAGATCGTCGGACTCGGCGATGTGCCCGCCTACGACGAGGCGCCCGAGACCGGCGCCACCTTCGAGGAGAATGCGCTGGCGAAGGCGCGCGATGGTGCCGCTGCCACCGGATTGCCCTGTGTCGCAGACGATTCCGGGATCGCGGTGGATGCGTTGAACGGGATGCCCGGTGTGCTGTCCGCGCGCTGGTCCGGGATGCACGGCGATGATGCGGCCAATAACGCGCTGCTGCTCGCGCAACTCGGTGACGTTCCGGACGAGCGGCGCGGTGCACAGTTCGTTTCCACCTGCGCGCTGGTGGTGCCCGGCGGCACCGAGATCGTGGTGCGCGGTGAATGGCCCGGTGCGATCGGCCGGAAACCGATGGGCGACGGCGGTTTCGGCTACGACCCGCTGTTCATTCCGGCGGGCGGCGATATCACCGCTGCTCAGCTGACCCCCGCCGAGAAGGACGCCGTGTCCCACCGCGGTCGCGCGCTCACGCAACTTCTCCCTGCGCTCGCGGCCCTCACCGAGTCCTGAATCAGCCGCACCCTTGATCGGGATCCCTTGGGGCCCCGCGATGAGTGTGGATCCGGCGATGAGTGCGCATCTGCGATGGTACGGATCCTGCGACGGGTGCGGGTCCTGCGACGGGTGCGGGTCCTGCGACGGGTGCGGGTCCTGCGACGGGTGCGGGTCCTGCGACGGGTGCGGGTCCTGCGACGGGTGCGGGTCCTGCGACGGGTGCGGGTCCCGCGACGGGTGCGGGTCCCGCGATGGGTGCGGGTCCCGCGATGAGTGCGGGCGCCTCGACGGGTACGGATCTTGCGACGGGTGCGGGCCCCGCGACGGGGTGCGGATCTTGCGATGAGTGCGGATCCTGCGACGGGTGCGGACCCGCGACGGGTGCGGGCGCCGCGATGAGTGCGGGCCGCGATGAGTGCGGGCCCCGCGATGAGTGCGGATCTCGCGATGAGTGCGGATCTCGCGATGAGTGCGGGCCGCGCGACAGGTGCGGAAGCCACTACGAGTGCGGATCCCGCGACGGGTGCGGGGGCTGGGAAAGTGGTGGCGTCCGGGGCTCGGTCAGAGGTTGAAGTCTTGTTTGACCTTGTTCGCGTTGACGTGTTCGACGAAGAAGGACAGCAGCGGGATGGTGCCTGCGATCAGGGTGCCGACGGTGCGCGGGATCGGCCAGCGCACCTTGACCGCGAGGTCGGCGGTGACCAGTAGGTAGACGAAGTAGACCCAGCCGTGCACGACCGCGATCCAGTTCGGGGTGTGCATGTCGAAGCCGTACTTGGCGATCATTTCACCGGTGAGCAGCAGCAGCCACAGACCCGTCGTCCAGGCGAGCACGCGGTAGCGCAGCAGCGCGGGCTTGATTTTCGCGACGTTTGTGGCCGTCGGCTCTGGTGTGAGCGTCGCGGCGGATTCGGTCGAGTTCTCGCTGGTGGTCAACCGGCGCTCCTGTGTGTGTCGTGGGCGAGGCCCGCGTCCCGGACGTGTTGGTCGATATCTTGTGCGTGCAGCTCGGCCAGATACTTGTTGTATTGGGCGAGCACCGGATCATCGTCGCGGGCAGCCTTGGGCCGCTCGGGCAGCAGTCCGGCCGGAATCTCGCGCGGCGCATCGACTTTCGCGGGTCGGCGCGCCTTCGCGGGAGCGGGTTCGGCTTCCGGCTCCTCATCCGCTTCGGATTCCAGCCGCACGAACCGGAAGTACGCGAAGACCGCGAACCCGGCGAACAGCGGCCACTGCAGTGCGTAGCCGAGATTCTGACCGGTGCCACTCGCGGATTCGAACCGCTCCCACTGCCACCATCCCAATGCCAGGCAGGCGAGGGCGGCCACGATCACCAGCGCGATGAGGGCCGGGCGATTGTGTGCCGAGCGGCGAGGTGGAGCGGACACGCATACCACGGTACCCGTCTACTACACGGTACGTAGGAGCAGGTAGGGCCTCAGAACTTGTAGGTGATCCCGGTCATGCGCTCGGATTCCTCCCACAGGCGGCGCAGCAGTTCCGGATTGTTCGACAGCTTGCTCGACGGCGAGGGCTCGACCGGGCCCTGGCTCTGGAACAACCGGTTCGGACCCCAGTAGGTGGTGGGGTCGGCATCGGGCATGGTGGCCGCGAACAGCGTGGAGTGGGCGGCCTTGGCCGGGGGATGGCCGATGATGCGGATGAAGGGCTTGCTGATCCGGTCCAGTGGGGTTTCGGTTCTGGCGAACAAGTCGGTCGCCGAGACGCCCGGGTGCACCGCGTAGGAGCGCTTGTCGGAGCCCGCTTCGGTCAGTCGCCGCTGCAGTTCGCGGGCGAACATCAGGTTGGCCAGCTTGGACTGGGCGTAGGCGAGATTGCGCTGGTAGCGGCGGTTCTCGTAGTTGAGATCGTCGATCCACAGCTTCGGGGTCTGCTTGTGCGCGATGCTCGCCAGGCTCACCACCCGGTCCCGGAGGCGATCCAGCAGCAGCCCGGTCAGCGCGAAATGTCCGAGGTGGTTGACGCCGAACTGGGTTTCGAACCCGTCCTTGGTGCGGGAGAACGGAATGTTCATCAGACCGGCATTATTGATGAGCACATCGAATTCGCCGGTCTTGTCGGCGAATTCGCGTACCGATGCCAGATCCGCCAGATCCAGTTGCTCGACCCGGACGTCG
Protein-coding sequences here:
- a CDS encoding DUF3817 domain-containing protein — encoded protein: MKPALLRYRVLAWTTGLWLLLLTGEMIAKYGFDMHTPNWIAVVHGWVYFVYLLVTADLAVKVRWPIPRTVGTLIAGTIPLLSFFVEHVNANKVKQDFNL
- a CDS encoding transcriptional regulator yields the protein MSAPPRRSAHNRPALIALVIVAALACLALGWWQWERFESASGTGQNLGYALQWPLFAGFAVFAYFRFVRLESEADEEPEAEPAPAKARRPAKVDAPREIPAGLLPERPKAARDDDPVLAQYNKYLAELHAQDIDQHVRDAGLAHDTHRSAG
- a CDS encoding oxidoreductase, whose amino-acid sequence is MAWNPKDMPNQSGRTFIVTGANGGLGVETTTALASKGGTVIMACRNVAKAQPIADRIDGDVRVEQLDLADLASVREFADKTGEFDVLINNAGLMNIPFSRTKDGFETQFGVNHLGHFALTGLLLDRLRDRVVSLASIAHKQTPKLWIDDLNYENRRYQRNLAYAQSKLANLMFARELQRRLTEAGSDKRSYAVHPGVSATDLFARTETPLDRISKPFIRIIGHPPAKAAHSTLFAATMPDADPTTYWGPNRLFQSQGPVEPSPSSKLSNNPELLRRLWEESERMTGITYKF